The Streptomyces sp. HUAS MG91 sequence CGGCGGTGAGCCAGAACTCGTACACGCCGTCGTCGGCGCAGTCGGCGGCGAGTGCGTCCGGGTCCCACATCTCGCCGATCAGCAGGCCCATGTGGGGGATGACGACCTGGTGCAGCGGCTGGAACGCGTGGTCGAACTCGTTGGGGCGGACCTCGAAGCCCCAGGTGTCGGTGGCGATCGCGGCGATCTCCGTGCAGTGCAGCCAGCCCGCGGTGGTGAACGACAGGCCGGGTGCGGGGCCGCCGGCGTAGTCGCCCCAGCCCGCCCGCCGTACGCGGCTGAGCTGTCCGGTGCGCACGACGACGAGGTCGCCCCGGCCCACCGCCACACCGTGCGCCGCGACCGTCGCGGCGAGGTGTTCCTCAGTGACGGCGAACCCGTCGGGCAGCTCGCCGTCCTCGCCCACGACCCGGCCGACATCGAGGAGGACGCCGCGTCCGGCGACGTACGGGGCCATGTGCTCGATGCCGGTGACCAGATCGCCCGCGGAGGTGACGGTGGTCGCGGCGTCCCGGCCGTTCCAGGCCCTGCCGTGGTCGAAGATGTGGCCGAGGCCGTCCCACTGCGTGGAGCACTGCAGCGGCATCGCGATCACGTCGTCGGCGCCGCCGAGGCCGTGCGGGAAGCCCTGGTTGCCGAGGGCCGCGTCGGCTCCGGTGTCGAGCATGGTGTGCACCGGGTTCGTCCGGCGTCGCCAGCCGTTCTGCG is a genomic window containing:
- a CDS encoding cyclase family protein; protein product: MNRDDPEGAIAQAAKACSNWGRWGEDDRIGTLNFLDDAKRREGAALVRRGASFSLSQRFDMEGPQNGWRRRTNPVHTMLDTGADAALGNQGFPHGLGGADDVIAMPLQCSTQWDGLGHIFDHGRAWNGRDAATTVTSAGDLVTGIEHMAPYVAGRGVLLDVGRVVGEDGELPDGFAVTEEHLAATVAAHGVAVGRGDLVVVRTGQLSRVRRAGWGDYAGGPAPGLSFTTAGWLHCTEIAAIATDTWGFEVRPNEFDHAFQPLHQVVIPHMGLLIGEMWDPDALAADCADDGVYEFWLTAAPLPITGAVGSPVNPIAVK